A single window of Candidatus Palauibacter soopunensis DNA harbors:
- a CDS encoding F0F1 ATP synthase subunit epsilon, with translation MTTASAERRLSVTVISPSAAAFSGAATSIIAPAHDGELGILYGHAPMVVLLGEGLLRIRTDDGPRRFRVARGFLQVLDNTVAVLAEEVEPAAEN, from the coding sequence ATGACGACCGCGTCCGCCGAACGGCGACTGAGCGTCACGGTGATCTCGCCGTCGGCCGCCGCATTCTCGGGCGCCGCGACGTCGATCATCGCCCCCGCGCACGACGGCGAGCTGGGGATTCTGTACGGCCACGCCCCGATGGTCGTCCTGCTGGGCGAGGGCCTGCTTCGCATCCGCACGGACGACGGCCCGCGCCGTTTCCGCGTTGCGCGGGGCTTCCTGCAGGTCCTGGACAACACGGTCGCCGTCCTCGCCGAAGAGGTGGAGCCGGCGGCGGAGAACTGA
- the atpD gene encoding F0F1 ATP synthase subunit beta, whose protein sequence is MSEGSTERGTGKVVQVIGPTIDAEFEPEHLPEIYNALSLSWKDDDGTEHDLVCEVAQHIGRNQVRAVAMDATDGVTRGMEVVDTGHPISAPVGEASLGRILNVLGEPVDEMGPVEATERWPIHRKSPTLQNLEPKTEIFVTGIKVVDLIAPYVKGGKTGLFGGAGVGKTVIIMELINNIAQEHGGRSVFCGVGERTREGNDLWLEMKESGVIDSTALIYGQMNEPPGARLRVGLTGLTVAEYFREVEGLDVLLFIDNIFRFSQAGSEVSALLGRMPSAVGYQPTLATEMGNLQERITSTTRGSITSVQAIYVPADDLTDPAPAAAFTHLDSQTVLSRQIAELGIYPAVDPLDSSSRILSAQFLGERHYRVATAVQRTLQRYKDLQDIIAILGMDELSEEDKVIVNRARRIQKFLSQPFHVAEQFTGIPGRYVPLETTIESFERVVEGEFDHLPEQAFYMVGGIEEAIEQAKKLEAEAA, encoded by the coding sequence ATGTCTGAAGGATCGACCGAACGAGGCACCGGCAAGGTCGTGCAGGTCATCGGACCCACGATCGATGCGGAGTTCGAGCCCGAGCACTTGCCGGAGATCTACAACGCGCTCTCCCTGTCATGGAAGGACGATGACGGGACCGAGCACGATCTCGTATGCGAGGTGGCGCAGCACATCGGACGCAACCAGGTGCGCGCCGTCGCGATGGACGCGACGGACGGCGTGACGCGCGGGATGGAAGTCGTGGACACGGGACATCCCATCTCGGCGCCCGTCGGCGAGGCGTCGCTGGGCCGCATCCTCAACGTCCTCGGCGAGCCCGTGGACGAGATGGGTCCGGTCGAGGCGACGGAGCGGTGGCCGATTCACCGCAAGTCGCCCACCCTCCAGAACCTCGAACCGAAGACGGAGATCTTCGTCACCGGGATCAAGGTCGTGGATCTCATCGCGCCCTACGTGAAGGGCGGCAAGACGGGACTCTTCGGCGGGGCCGGCGTCGGCAAGACCGTCATCATCATGGAGCTCATCAACAACATCGCGCAGGAGCACGGCGGCCGCTCCGTCTTCTGCGGCGTGGGCGAGCGCACCCGCGAGGGGAATGACCTCTGGCTCGAGATGAAGGAGTCGGGCGTCATCGACTCGACCGCCCTCATCTACGGACAGATGAACGAGCCGCCGGGCGCCCGCCTGCGCGTGGGGCTCACCGGCCTCACCGTGGCGGAGTACTTCCGTGAGGTGGAAGGACTCGACGTCCTCCTCTTCATCGACAACATCTTCCGCTTCAGCCAGGCCGGGTCCGAGGTGTCCGCGCTCCTCGGCCGCATGCCGAGCGCGGTGGGGTACCAGCCGACGCTCGCCACGGAAATGGGCAACCTCCAGGAGCGGATCACGTCGACGACCCGGGGCTCGATCACCTCGGTGCAGGCGATCTACGTGCCGGCCGACGACCTCACGGACCCGGCGCCGGCCGCGGCCTTCACACACCTCGACTCCCAGACCGTCCTCTCGCGGCAGATCGCCGAACTCGGCATCTACCCGGCCGTGGACCCGCTCGACTCCAGCAGCCGCATCCTCAGCGCGCAGTTCCTGGGCGAGCGGCACTACCGCGTGGCGACCGCCGTGCAGCGTACGCTGCAGCGCTATAAGGACCTGCAGGACATCATCGCGATCCTCGGGATGGATGAACTCTCCGAGGAGGACAAGGTCATCGTGAACCGGGCCCGGCGGATCCAGAAGTTCCTGTCGCAGCCCTTCCACGTGGCCGAGCAGTTCACCGGCATCCCGGGTCGCTACGTTCCGCTGGAGACGACGATCGAGTCGTTCGAGCGGGTCGTCGAGGGCGAGTTCGACCACCTGCCGGAACAGGCGTTCTACATGGTCGGCGGGATCGAGGAAGCGATCGAGCAGGCGAAGAAGCTGGAGGCGGAGGCCGCATGA
- the atpG gene encoding ATP synthase F1 subunit gamma, translating to MSKSRDIYRRMKSVDSTKKITRTMEMVATAKLAQAQGRVIRARPYSAELRDMIARLATPDLAESQPLLRQPARIERAALVLVTSNRGLCGAFNANLIRTAQAQLRELEEAGAEVEFHVYGNKGISYFRFRGVEMALTRNDLGDPPAVDDARSLIDDLAARFVAGELDAVRLVFAEFRNMVSTPPSVRQVLPVGVGEARSGPQPFYILDPSEEGILDHLLPLYVTNSTYSALLETAAAEQAARRTAMKSATDNANDFLDNLRRTYNRARQAEITNQIAEIIGGADALDG from the coding sequence ATGAGCAAGTCGAGGGACATCTATCGGCGGATGAAATCCGTCGACAGCACGAAGAAGATCACGCGCACCATGGAGATGGTCGCGACCGCCAAGCTCGCGCAGGCGCAGGGGCGGGTGATCCGCGCGCGTCCCTACTCGGCGGAACTCAGGGACATGATCGCGCGCCTCGCCACGCCGGACCTGGCGGAGTCGCAGCCGCTGCTGCGCCAGCCCGCGCGCATCGAGCGGGCCGCGCTCGTGCTCGTGACCAGCAATCGCGGGCTGTGCGGCGCCTTCAACGCGAATCTCATCCGAACCGCGCAGGCGCAACTCCGCGAGCTGGAGGAGGCGGGAGCCGAGGTGGAGTTCCACGTCTACGGCAACAAGGGGATCTCCTATTTCCGCTTTCGGGGCGTCGAGATGGCGCTGACTCGCAACGATCTGGGGGATCCTCCGGCGGTGGACGATGCGCGGAGTCTGATCGACGATCTGGCCGCCCGCTTCGTGGCCGGCGAACTCGACGCGGTGCGGCTCGTCTTCGCGGAATTCCGGAACATGGTGAGCACGCCCCCTTCGGTCCGGCAGGTTCTTCCGGTCGGCGTGGGCGAGGCACGCTCGGGCCCCCAGCCCTTCTATATCCTGGATCCGTCGGAGGAAGGAATCCTCGATCATCTCCTGCCGCTGTACGTGACGAACTCGACGTACAGCGCGCTCCTGGAGACGGCGGCAGCGGAGCAGGCCGCCCGCCGGACGGCGATGAAGTCGGCGACGGACAATGCCAATGACTTCCTCGACAACCTGCGGCGGACCTACAACCGCGCCCGCCAGGCCGAGATCACGAATCAGATCGCGGAGATCATCGGCGGCGCGGACGCGTTGGACGGATAA
- the atpA gene encoding F0F1 ATP synthase subunit alpha: MTGFDSSLRASEIKKALLEQIDRYEEELRVEEVGEVLEVKDGVARIWGLSTCVANEMLEITSRDTGVSVIGLASNLEEDNIGAVILGDYLALKEGDPVRRTGRVLSVPVGPDILGRVVDTLGQPRDGRGPIETVTYMKVDRKAPGIVYRQPVNEPLQTGLKAIDSMIPIGRGQRELIIGDRGTGKTAVAIDAIINQKGEDVVCVYCAIGQKGSTVAGIVERLREEGALDYTVVVAANASEPAPMQFMAPYAACAIGEYFMYEEGKAVLVIYDDLTKQADAYREASLILRRPPGREAYPGDVFYLHSRLLERAAKISNDPEAIAGHPDIRKPGGSLTALPIIQTAAGDVSAYIPTNVISITDGQIFLETDLFYSGVRPAVNVGISVSRVGGNAQIKAMKKVAGRLRLDLAQFREIEAFAQFGTELDAATQRQLDRGRRTVEILKQGQYEPMPVEEQVMVIFAATQGFLDDMDVSRIRGWEVGFLEYMGTNHPEVGEAIRDERVMSDETEAALRKAIESYSDTFVHDGASREDAAEAAA, encoded by the coding sequence ATGACAGGTTTCGACAGCTCCCTTCGAGCGAGCGAGATCAAGAAGGCCCTGCTCGAGCAGATCGACCGCTACGAGGAGGAACTCCGGGTCGAGGAAGTGGGCGAGGTCCTCGAGGTGAAGGACGGCGTGGCCCGCATCTGGGGTCTCTCCACGTGCGTCGCCAACGAGATGCTGGAGATCACTTCCCGCGACACCGGGGTCTCCGTGATCGGCCTCGCCTCGAACCTCGAGGAAGACAACATCGGCGCCGTGATCCTCGGCGATTACCTGGCCCTCAAGGAAGGAGATCCGGTGCGCCGCACCGGTCGCGTCCTCTCCGTGCCCGTCGGTCCGGATATTCTCGGCCGCGTCGTGGACACGCTGGGGCAGCCGCGCGATGGCCGCGGTCCGATCGAGACCGTGACCTACATGAAGGTCGACCGGAAGGCGCCGGGCATCGTGTACCGCCAGCCGGTGAACGAGCCGCTGCAGACGGGCCTCAAGGCGATCGACTCCATGATTCCGATCGGCCGCGGCCAGCGGGAGTTGATCATCGGGGACCGGGGCACGGGCAAGACGGCCGTGGCGATCGACGCGATCATCAACCAGAAGGGCGAGGACGTCGTCTGCGTCTACTGCGCGATCGGGCAGAAGGGCTCGACGGTCGCCGGCATCGTCGAACGGCTCCGCGAGGAGGGCGCGCTCGACTACACGGTCGTCGTGGCCGCGAACGCGTCGGAGCCCGCGCCGATGCAGTTCATGGCCCCCTACGCCGCGTGCGCGATCGGCGAGTACTTCATGTACGAGGAAGGGAAGGCCGTCCTCGTCATCTACGACGACCTCACGAAGCAGGCGGATGCCTACCGCGAGGCGTCGCTCATCCTGCGGCGTCCCCCGGGCCGGGAGGCGTACCCCGGCGACGTCTTCTATCTGCACAGCCGCCTGCTCGAGCGGGCGGCCAAGATCAGCAACGATCCGGAAGCGATCGCCGGCCACCCGGACATCAGGAAACCCGGCGGTTCGCTGACCGCGCTCCCGATCATCCAGACGGCAGCCGGCGACGTGTCCGCCTACATCCCGACGAACGTCATCTCGATCACCGACGGCCAGATCTTCCTCGAAACCGACCTCTTCTACTCGGGCGTGCGCCCGGCCGTGAACGTGGGGATCTCGGTCTCGCGCGTGGGCGGAAACGCGCAGATCAAGGCGATGAAGAAGGTGGCGGGACGCCTGCGGCTGGACCTGGCGCAGTTCCGTGAGATCGAGGCTTTCGCGCAGTTCGGCACGGAACTGGACGCCGCGACGCAGCGGCAGCTGGACCGGGGCCGGCGCACCGTCGAGATCCTGAAGCAGGGCCAGTACGAGCCGATGCCGGTCGAGGAGCAGGTGATGGTGATCTTCGCGGCCACCCAGGGGTTCCTCGACGACATGGACGTGTCGCGCATTCGCGGCTGGGAAGTCGGATTCCTCGAATACATGGGCACGAATCATCCGGAAGTCGGCGAAGCGATCCGTGACGAGAGGGTGATGTCCGACGAGACGGAGGCGGCCCTCCGCAAGGCGATCGAGTCCTACTCGGACACCTTCGTCCACGACGGCGCCTCCCGAGAGGACGCTGCGGAAGCCGCGGCATGA
- the atpH gene encoding ATP synthase F1 subunit delta, which translates to MSASAVARNYAATLFELAARDGKEAEYGRLIEEIGDLYANVPDFQRFLEVPAVSLFEKKEAIQAALSGRAPDLFVRFLLVILDRHRQRALPGIARAYRDLLDEKAGRIRATVTLPFEADDRVRDEVVSALERRFEREVVPEFHEDPKILGGVIIRVGDELLDASLRRQLEQMRRELY; encoded by the coding sequence ATGAGCGCGTCGGCGGTGGCCCGCAACTACGCGGCGACTCTGTTCGAACTCGCGGCGCGGGACGGGAAGGAGGCGGAGTACGGGCGGCTGATCGAGGAGATCGGCGACCTGTACGCGAATGTCCCGGACTTCCAGCGTTTCCTGGAAGTGCCCGCCGTGTCGCTGTTCGAGAAGAAGGAGGCGATCCAGGCGGCCCTCTCCGGGAGGGCGCCGGACCTCTTCGTCCGCTTCCTGCTCGTCATCCTGGATCGCCACCGGCAGCGGGCCCTCCCGGGGATCGCGCGCGCCTACCGCGATCTTCTCGACGAGAAGGCGGGACGGATCCGCGCCACGGTGACGCTGCCCTTCGAGGCGGATGACCGCGTCCGCGACGAAGTGGTGTCGGCGCTGGAGCGGCGCTTCGAGCGGGAGGTCGTACCCGAGTTCCACGAGGACCCGAAGATTCTGGGCGGCGTGATCATCCGCGTCGGCGACGAGTTGCTGGACGCCTCGCTGCGGCGGCAACTCGAGCAGATGCGGCGCGAGCTGTACTGA
- the atpF gene encoding F0F1 ATP synthase subunit B yields MRLAGLGALWALAAPAKLAAQAETGIFSLNLGLVVWTWILFVVTLLVLAKWVFPLIAGGLEQRHAKIQGAIDDALSARDEAKGLLSQQEAALEAARGEAREMLENARQHADGLRKEMLEEARAQQAQMLEDARREIGHERDLLREEIRRDAVDLALAASERLIRTRLDAEENRRLVHEFVSDV; encoded by the coding sequence ATGCGTCTCGCCGGTCTCGGCGCGCTCTGGGCCCTCGCGGCGCCGGCGAAGCTGGCCGCCCAGGCGGAGACGGGGATCTTCTCGCTCAATCTGGGGCTCGTGGTGTGGACCTGGATTCTGTTCGTGGTCACGCTCCTCGTCCTGGCGAAATGGGTCTTCCCGCTCATCGCGGGCGGACTCGAGCAAAGGCACGCGAAGATCCAGGGCGCGATCGACGATGCCCTCTCCGCGCGCGATGAGGCGAAGGGGCTGCTCTCGCAGCAGGAGGCCGCGCTGGAAGCGGCGCGCGGCGAGGCTCGCGAGATGCTGGAGAACGCCCGACAGCATGCCGACGGCCTCCGAAAGGAGATGCTGGAGGAGGCGCGGGCGCAGCAGGCGCAGATGCTCGAGGACGCGCGCCGCGAGATCGGACACGAACGGGACCTGCTGCGCGAGGAGATCCGGCGGGATGCCGTGGATCTCGCGCTGGCGGCCTCCGAGCGGCTGATCCGGACGCGGCTGGACGCCGAGGAAAACCGGCGTCTCGTCCACGAGTTCGTGTCGGACGTCTAG
- a CDS encoding ATP synthase F0 subunit C — MLTLLQGMSTGDGLAVGLAIVGGGLSVLGAGIGIGLIGGRMTEAMARQPDEAQTIQTGAIVLAVFIEGVALFGLVIAGFIRGGL, encoded by the coding sequence ATGTTGACGCTGCTGCAGGGCATGTCGACGGGAGACGGCCTCGCGGTCGGTCTCGCCATTGTCGGGGGCGGGCTCTCCGTGCTCGGTGCCGGTATCGGAATCGGTCTCATCGGCGGGCGCATGACGGAAGCGATGGCCCGCCAGCCCGACGAGGCGCAGACCATCCAGACCGGCGCGATCGTACTCGCCGTGTTCATCGAAGGTGTGGCGCTGTTCGGACTCGTGATCGCCGGCTTCATCCGCGGCGGCCTCTGA
- the atpB gene encoding F0F1 ATP synthase subunit A: protein MLDRSMASLRSLAERVQEHAAPAAAAAQEHHGEAAAAGEHAEEWGTEVMMHHVVDSNIWEFGPFGQIHLPEFPAFNIGGLEIDLSITKHVLFLMFAAILTIVTMFIAARSTERLERGEKAPGGLLNGIEAFYLYLRDDIVMANIGRGGERFVPLVITFFFFILYANLLGLIPFGATATGNIMVTAALAIIALVVIETAGFIALGPLGYAKTVFFLPPGLPGPLKPVTLLIMAPVELIAKFSKIMALAIRLFANMTAGHFVILAFMGLILTYGSMVGQGLFGTTVGAVTILGSMGLALFVMMLEIFIALLQAYIFAMLVSVFIGLIRHAH, encoded by the coding sequence GTGCTCGATAGATCGATGGCCTCCCTGCGGAGTCTTGCGGAGCGGGTGCAGGAGCACGCCGCCCCCGCGGCTGCGGCTGCCCAGGAACACCACGGCGAAGCCGCCGCGGCGGGCGAGCACGCCGAGGAGTGGGGCACCGAAGTCATGATGCACCACGTCGTGGACTCGAACATCTGGGAGTTCGGACCCTTCGGCCAGATCCATCTCCCCGAGTTTCCGGCCTTCAATATCGGCGGCCTCGAGATCGACCTTTCGATCACGAAACACGTGCTGTTCCTGATGTTCGCGGCCATCCTCACGATCGTGACGATGTTCATCGCCGCGCGCTCGACCGAGCGGCTGGAGCGGGGCGAGAAGGCGCCCGGAGGTCTCCTCAACGGGATCGAAGCCTTCTATCTGTACCTGAGAGATGACATCGTGATGGCCAACATTGGCCGCGGGGGAGAGAGGTTCGTCCCCCTCGTCATCACCTTCTTCTTCTTCATCCTCTACGCGAACCTGCTCGGCCTGATCCCCTTCGGCGCGACGGCGACGGGGAACATCATGGTCACGGCCGCGCTCGCGATCATCGCGCTCGTCGTGATCGAGACCGCGGGGTTCATCGCCCTCGGCCCGCTGGGCTACGCGAAGACCGTGTTCTTCCTCCCGCCCGGGTTGCCCGGGCCGCTGAAGCCGGTCACCCTGCTCATCATGGCGCCGGTCGAACTGATCGCGAAGTTCTCGAAGATCATGGCGCTCGCGATCCGGCTCTTCGCCAACATGACGGCGGGACACTTCGTCATCCTCGCCTTCATGGGCCTCATCCTCACCTACGGCTCGATGGTCGGTCAGGGATTGTTCGGAACGACGGTCGGCGCCGTGACGATTCTGGGGTCCATGGGCCTCGCGCTGTTCGTGATGATGCTGGAGATCTTCATCGCGCTTCTTCAGGCGTACATCTTCGCGATGCTGGTCTCGGTGTTCATCGGATTGATTCGCCACGCGCACTGA
- a CDS encoding AtpZ/AtpI family protein: MPNPHPGSTNRPKPEEPEGHVGRLHAKAAGTEFASLGIAMGLAIALLAVGGNWLDDRLGTAPLFVLLGVFAGFAGGCYSMYGRLAARRESSAADETDRETDRRK, encoded by the coding sequence ATGCCGAATCCACATCCCGGTTCGACGAACCGGCCGAAACCTGAGGAACCCGAGGGGCATGTCGGCCGCCTTCACGCGAAGGCGGCGGGCACGGAATTCGCGAGTCTCGGCATCGCGATGGGTCTTGCGATCGCGCTCCTTGCGGTCGGCGGCAACTGGCTCGACGACCGTCTCGGGACCGCGCCGCTCTTCGTCCTCCTCGGCGTGTTCGCGGGGTTCGCGGGGGGCTGCTACAGCATGTACGGCAGGCTGGCGGCACGGCGCGAAAGCTCCGCGGCCGATGAGACCGACCGGGAGACGGATCGCAGGAAGTGA
- a CDS encoding MoxR family ATPase, translated as MEAGRKVETDDVRLLEELGHTRLRIEEEVGKRIIGQREIVEKLLITLLADGHALLVGVPGLAKTLLVSTLAEALHLEFSRIQFTPDLMPSDITGTEVLQDDQRTGERRFTFVRGPIFADVILADEINRTPPKTQAALLQAMQEGEVTVGSETFPLGRPFFVLATQNPIEQEGTYPLPEAQLDRFMFELRIGYPTAEEESVIADMAASGPPAQVNPVVTAGQLLEYQALVQRVPASESVVGYAVRLARATRPREASSPEFVRRMVSWGAGPRASQHTVLAAKARAALDGRPAPNLDDVRAVAPAVLRHRVVPGFEAEAEGKTADDIVAELIEHSRSW; from the coding sequence TTGGAAGCCGGTCGAAAGGTCGAGACGGATGACGTTCGGCTGCTCGAGGAACTGGGTCACACTCGGCTCCGGATCGAGGAGGAAGTCGGGAAGCGGATCATCGGGCAGCGGGAGATCGTCGAGAAGCTGCTCATCACGCTGCTCGCCGACGGGCATGCGCTCCTGGTCGGCGTCCCCGGCCTCGCGAAGACGCTGCTCGTCTCGACGCTCGCCGAAGCTCTGCACCTGGAATTCAGCCGGATCCAGTTCACGCCGGACCTCATGCCGTCCGACATCACCGGGACGGAGGTGCTCCAGGATGACCAGCGCACGGGGGAGCGCCGTTTCACCTTCGTCCGGGGGCCGATCTTTGCGGATGTGATCCTGGCGGACGAGATCAACCGGACGCCGCCCAAGACGCAGGCCGCCCTTCTGCAGGCGATGCAGGAGGGGGAGGTCACGGTCGGCAGCGAGACGTTCCCGCTCGGCCGCCCGTTCTTCGTCCTCGCGACGCAGAACCCGATCGAGCAGGAGGGAACGTATCCCCTTCCCGAGGCCCAGCTCGACCGCTTCATGTTCGAGCTTCGGATCGGGTATCCGACGGCGGAGGAGGAGTCGGTCATCGCGGACATGGCGGCGAGCGGACCGCCCGCCCAGGTGAACCCCGTCGTGACCGCGGGCCAGCTCCTCGAGTACCAGGCGCTCGTGCAGAGAGTTCCTGCCTCGGAATCGGTGGTCGGCTACGCGGTGCGGCTGGCGCGTGCCACCCGGCCGCGCGAAGCATCCTCGCCGGAATTCGTGCGCCGGATGGTGAGCTGGGGCGCCGGGCCGCGGGCCTCGCAGCATACGGTGCTGGCGGCGAAGGCGCGGGCGGCGCTCGATGGCCGTCCCGCCCCCAATCTCGACGACGTACGGGCGGTTGCGCCCGCCGTGCTCCGGCACCGGGTGGTTCCGGGTTTCGAGGCGGAGGCCGAAGGGAAGACCGCGGACGACATCGTCGCGGAGTTGATCGAACACAGCCGTAGCTGGTAG
- a CDS encoding hemolysin family protein yields MTGTFALLIFLLILSGFFSGAEIAFFSLAEPRVRALVRDGRPGARALEKLKRNPERLLIIIMIGNNVANIGAAAVATHTATELLGSAGVGLATGVMTLLILCFGEITPRSFAARNADRLSLLAAPFLAGLGRLLLPVVLPLEWLARWVLPDSGGGTHVSESEIRSMARLGHQSGDIEAHERQFIDRVFTLDRLRAREIMTPRVEILAWEDSRSLGDIADELADVRFSRIPVYGESLDDVTGVLYRTEAYRALLGGRQDVTLSSIAREPYFVPDTITLIELLEQFRARRVHMGLVVDEHGGLDGLVTLEDILEELVGDIVDETDLPTEPIIRLRRNEIAVDGGAELREINDFFGTSFPVAEYRSLNGFLLDELGRVPAAGEVVEHGDVRIQVVASTDTHVTRARIRRG; encoded by the coding sequence ATGACCGGCACCTTCGCGCTGCTCATCTTCCTTCTCATCCTCTCCGGGTTCTTCTCCGGCGCCGAGATCGCGTTCTTTTCGCTCGCGGAACCCCGGGTCAGGGCCCTCGTGCGCGACGGGCGTCCGGGCGCGCGCGCACTCGAGAAGCTGAAGCGAAACCCCGAGCGCCTGCTCATCATCATCATGATCGGGAACAACGTCGCCAACATCGGGGCCGCGGCGGTCGCGACCCATACGGCGACGGAACTGTTGGGCTCCGCGGGGGTGGGGCTCGCCACGGGCGTCATGACCCTCCTCATCCTCTGCTTCGGAGAGATCACGCCGCGGAGCTTCGCGGCGCGCAACGCGGACCGGCTGTCGCTGTTGGCCGCCCCGTTCCTTGCGGGCCTGGGGCGCCTGCTCCTGCCGGTCGTCCTCCCGCTCGAATGGCTGGCGCGATGGGTGCTGCCCGACTCCGGCGGCGGGACGCACGTGAGCGAGTCGGAGATCCGCTCCATGGCGCGCCTCGGGCACCAGTCGGGCGACATCGAAGCGCACGAGCGCCAGTTCATCGACCGCGTGTTCACGCTGGACCGCCTGCGCGCAAGGGAGATCATGACCCCACGGGTCGAGATCCTCGCCTGGGAGGACTCGCGCAGCCTCGGAGACATCGCGGACGAACTCGCCGACGTGCGCTTCAGCCGGATCCCCGTGTATGGCGAATCGCTCGATGACGTGACCGGCGTGCTGTACCGCACCGAGGCGTACCGCGCGCTGCTCGGCGGCCGGCAGGACGTGACGCTCTCGAGCATCGCGCGCGAACCCTACTTCGTGCCGGATACGATCACTCTCATCGAACTGCTCGAGCAATTCCGGGCGCGCCGCGTACACATGGGGCTCGTCGTGGATGAGCACGGCGGGCTCGACGGACTCGTGACGCTCGAGGACATCCTCGAGGAACTGGTCGGCGATATCGTGGACGAAACCGATCTGCCGACCGAGCCCATCATCCGGCTGAGACGGAACGAGATCGCCGTGGACGGCGGCGCCGAGCTGCGGGAGATCAACGACTTCTTCGGGACCTCGTTCCCGGTGGCCGAGTACCGGTCGCTGAACGGCTTCCTCCTCGACGAGCTCGGCCGGGTGCCCGCGGCGGGAGAAGTGGTTGAGCACGGCGACGTGCGGATACAGGTTGTCGCGAGCACCGACACGCACGTAACGCGCGCCCGGATTCGCCGGGGCTAG
- a CDS encoding prepilin peptidase, translated as MADPAIIGVAVLLGAAVGSFLNVCVTRMPTGDSVLRPRSRCPSCHAPIRWRDNLPVLSWIFLRARCRDCGGRISWRYPAIELAAALAWGGMAWLYSASVAALTGAVLFTLLLAIAVIDARHYVIPDTLSLGGCAAGLALSALPGSTPPLAAITGAVLGFGLLYLVGWLGEKALRKPALGGGDVKMMAMVGAFLGPGGALLTIFLGSLAGSLVYGPVSLRDGKARAVRDLPRARRDRRIPVRRAAVRLVSALACRRPGRGADAGTALAARGKAVGQRREW; from the coding sequence TTGGCTGACCCCGCGATCATCGGGGTCGCGGTGCTGCTCGGTGCGGCCGTGGGCTCCTTCCTCAACGTGTGCGTCACCCGCATGCCCACCGGAGACAGCGTCCTGCGTCCGCGCAGCCGTTGCCCGTCGTGCCACGCGCCGATCCGCTGGCGCGACAACCTCCCCGTCCTCTCCTGGATCTTCCTGCGGGCACGGTGTCGCGACTGCGGCGGCCGCATCTCCTGGCGCTACCCGGCGATCGAACTGGCAGCGGCCCTCGCCTGGGGCGGCATGGCCTGGCTGTATAGCGCATCGGTCGCCGCCCTCACCGGTGCAGTCCTGTTCACTCTCCTCCTCGCGATCGCGGTCATCGACGCACGCCACTACGTCATCCCCGATACCCTCTCACTCGGCGGGTGCGCCGCGGGCCTCGCCCTTTCGGCACTCCCGGGATCGACCCCGCCGCTCGCGGCGATCACCGGAGCCGTGCTCGGGTTCGGGCTTCTCTACCTGGTCGGGTGGCTGGGCGAGAAGGCGCTCCGGAAGCCGGCGCTCGGCGGCGGCGATGTGAAAATGATGGCGATGGTGGGGGCCTTCCTCGGCCCCGGCGGCGCCTTGCTCACGATCTTCCTGGGCTCGCTCGCCGGGTCCCTCGTCTACGGTCCCGTCTCACTCCGGGACGGGAAAGCCCGTGCCGTTCGGGACCTTCCTCGCGCTCGGCGCGACCGTCGCATTCCTGTTCGGAGAGCCGCTGTTCGACTGGTATCTGCGCTCGCCTGCCGCAGGCCCGGTCGCGGGGCTGACGCAGGCACCGCACTAGCAGCCCGTGGCAAAGCCGTCGGTCAGCGCCGGGAGTGGTGA